The proteins below come from a single Chryseobacterium capnotolerans genomic window:
- a CDS encoding helix-turn-helix domain-containing protein, whose amino-acid sequence MEKIAHSSLDDFYREMTAKLGKSLEDIFPKGLHKDIGHFNVFDIAQTLERVKNTSEMPYNRRKYYKISLIRGKNRAEYADKTISIEHNALLFATPKVPYHWIPEDTRQSGSFCVFTEDFFIRETSHNTLENLPIFQPGAIPIFEINDELADELELLFKKIKNEIDSDYVFKYDLIRNYVWELIHYGQKLQPASKIPVSKDASMRVVSLFIELLERQFPIESLEQRLQLRAANDYAERLSVHVNYLNKRLKESTGKTTTEFIGDRIIQEAKILLKQTQWNVSEISYALGFEEIAHFSNFFKRKTTFTPLEFRS is encoded by the coding sequence ATGGAGAAAATAGCCCATTCTTCACTGGATGATTTTTACAGAGAAATGACCGCTAAACTAGGGAAAAGCCTGGAAGATATTTTTCCTAAAGGCCTCCATAAAGATATCGGCCATTTTAATGTGTTTGATATTGCCCAGACTCTTGAACGGGTTAAAAATACTTCAGAAATGCCGTATAACAGGAGGAAGTATTACAAAATTAGCCTGATCAGAGGGAAGAACAGAGCGGAGTATGCCGATAAGACGATATCCATAGAACACAATGCATTGTTATTTGCCACTCCAAAGGTTCCTTATCATTGGATTCCGGAAGACACCCGGCAATCCGGTAGCTTTTGTGTATTTACGGAGGATTTTTTTATAAGAGAAACCTCCCACAATACCTTAGAAAATTTACCTATTTTTCAGCCCGGAGCAATTCCCATCTTTGAAATTAATGATGAACTGGCAGATGAATTAGAATTACTTTTTAAAAAGATAAAAAATGAAATAGATTCAGATTATGTATTTAAATATGATCTGATCAGAAATTACGTGTGGGAGCTTATTCATTACGGTCAAAAGTTGCAGCCTGCTTCAAAAATTCCAGTTTCAAAAGATGCTTCAATGAGGGTGGTTTCTTTATTTATAGAATTGTTAGAAAGGCAGTTTCCTATAGAATCCCTTGAACAGAGATTACAATTAAGAGCCGCAAATGATTATGCAGAAAGGCTGTCCGTACATGTTAATTATCTCAACAAAAGATTAAAAGAAAGTACCGGAAAAACCACGACGGAATTTATCGGTGATCGTATCATTCAAGAAGCAAAAATTCTTTTGAAGCAAACCCAATGGAATGTATCTGAAATTTCTTATGCTCTTGGTTTCGAAGAAATTGCCCATTTTTCAAACTTTTTTAAAAGAAAAACCACATTTACCCCTTTAGAATTTCGATCCTGA
- a CDS encoding SDR family NAD(P)-dependent oxidoreductase — protein sequence MEAKTKIVLVTGGSRGLGKNSALKIAQKGLDVIITYRSNKEEAEAVVEEIKAMGRKGTAFQLDTKDRKSFDAFVKNVTDYVKETTGNAAIDYLVNNAGTALYAPITEVTEEQMDDMLDIHFKGVFFLTQKLLPFINDGGGIINISSGLARFATPGSSVYGSIKAGVEMLTKYMAKELGSRKIKANVIAPGAIETDFGGGRVRDNKEINDMIAGSTALGRVGLPDDIGGVVAFLCTDDAGWINGQRIEASGGMFL from the coding sequence ATGGAAGCAAAAACAAAAATAGTATTGGTAACCGGAGGAAGCCGCGGATTAGGTAAAAACTCAGCCCTTAAAATTGCCCAAAAAGGACTGGATGTTATCATTACATATAGAAGCAATAAAGAAGAAGCAGAAGCTGTAGTGGAGGAAATAAAAGCAATGGGCAGAAAAGGAACAGCTTTTCAGTTAGATACTAAAGATCGTAAAAGTTTTGATGCATTTGTGAAAAACGTTACTGATTACGTAAAAGAGACTACTGGAAATGCTGCTATTGATTACCTTGTGAATAATGCAGGAACCGCTTTATATGCTCCAATTACAGAAGTAACGGAAGAGCAGATGGATGATATGCTGGATATTCATTTCAAAGGAGTCTTTTTCTTAACTCAAAAATTATTGCCTTTCATCAATGATGGGGGAGGAATTATCAATATCTCTTCTGGATTGGCCAGATTTGCAACACCTGGTTCATCTGTATATGGTTCTATAAAAGCAGGAGTGGAAATGTTGACTAAATATATGGCCAAAGAATTGGGCTCCAGAAAAATAAAAGCAAATGTAATAGCGCCAGGCGCTATTGAAACCGATTTCGGAGGCGGAAGAGTAAGAGATAATAAAGAAATCAATGATATGATAGCTGGTTCAACAGCTTTAGGAAGAGTAGGGCTTCCCGACGATATTGGTGGAGTGGTGGCATTTCTATGCACTGATGATGCAGGATGGATTAACGGGCAAAGAATTGAGGCTTCAGGAGGAATGTTTCTTTAA
- a CDS encoding bacteriocin — MKNKVSLNAKKLNKKELRTINGGLLMCLDPSLRCRQYHPKCAEDQCKPEQPREPLN; from the coding sequence ATGAAAAACAAAGTATCCCTAAACGCTAAGAAACTTAATAAAAAAGAACTGCGAACCATCAACGGAGGACTTTTAATGTGTCTTGATCCTTCATTAAGATGCAGACAGTATCATCCTAAATGTGCAGAAGACCAATGTAAGCCGGAACAACCCAGAGAGCCTTTGAATTAA
- a CDS encoding methionine aminotransferase translates to MIQLPLSKLSNVGTTIFSQMTQLANENEAINLSQGFPDFMPDSELLNNVDHFVKKGFNQYAPLGGMMGLKEEIARKIENSHQSSYHPDSEITVTAGGTQAIFTTIAAFIKKDDEVIIFEPAYDCYEPTVELFGGIVKRFEMKAPDYQIDWATVKSLVNDKTKMIILNNPNNPSGKILKEEDINELIQLVKGTSILILSDEVYENIVFDGKQHLSICKYPELKERSLLVASFGKLFHVTGWKVGYCAAPKALMDEFRKVHQFNVFCVNTPIQLALAEYMKNDEHYLHLNQFFQEKRDFLRKGLSGTSFELLDCEGTYFQAVKYTKISDKNDFDFASELTINHKVASVPFSSFYKNKLNENVIRLCFAKKQETLERALENLSKV, encoded by the coding sequence ATGATACAACTTCCTTTATCAAAACTTTCCAATGTGGGAACTACTATTTTCAGCCAAATGACGCAGCTGGCCAATGAAAATGAAGCAATCAACCTTTCTCAGGGATTCCCTGATTTCATGCCGGATTCCGAATTATTAAACAATGTAGATCACTTTGTAAAAAAAGGTTTTAATCAATATGCTCCATTAGGAGGAATGATGGGCCTAAAGGAAGAAATCGCAAGAAAAATTGAAAACAGCCACCAGAGTTCTTATCATCCGGATTCGGAAATTACAGTTACTGCAGGCGGGACCCAAGCTATTTTTACCACTATTGCTGCTTTTATCAAAAAAGATGATGAAGTCATTATTTTTGAACCTGCTTACGACTGCTATGAGCCTACTGTGGAGCTTTTTGGAGGTATTGTAAAACGTTTTGAAATGAAAGCGCCGGATTATCAAATCGACTGGGCAACTGTAAAAAGTCTGGTAAACGATAAAACCAAAATGATTATTCTCAATAATCCGAATAATCCATCTGGAAAAATCTTAAAGGAGGAAGATATTAATGAATTGATTCAATTGGTAAAAGGCACTTCGATTCTTATTTTAAGTGATGAAGTGTATGAAAATATTGTTTTTGATGGAAAACAGCATTTAAGCATCTGTAAATATCCTGAACTTAAAGAAAGAAGTCTTCTTGTGGCTTCATTTGGAAAACTTTTCCATGTTACAGGCTGGAAAGTGGGATATTGTGCTGCTCCCAAAGCTTTAATGGATGAGTTCAGAAAAGTACATCAGTTTAATGTTTTTTGTGTGAATACTCCTATTCAGCTTGCATTGGCAGAGTATATGAAAAATGATGAACATTATCTTCATCTTAATCAGTTCTTTCAGGAAAAAAGAGATTTTCTGAGAAAGGGGCTTTCAGGAACTTCTTTTGAATTATTGGATTGTGAAGGGACCTATTTTCAGGCTGTAAAATACACTAAAATTTCAGATAAAAATGATTTCGATTTTGCCAGTGAACTGACGATCAATCATAAGGTGGCCAGTGTTCCGTTTTCTTCATTTTACAAAAACAAGCTGAATGAAAATGTGATCAGGTTATGCTTTGCCAAGAAACAGGAAACCCTGGAAAGAGCCCTTGAAAACCTTTCAAAAGTATAA
- a CDS encoding DUF2867 domain-containing protein, which translates to MFAFRNRVVGFFGLKTGTESNPVKEADSFTCEVGERVGLFKVFNKTSNEIVLGEDDKHLDFRVSLLFDKNQGGQDENSLTISTTVKFHNWLGVLYFLPVRPFHRLIVPAMLKNIIGKLESAQQ; encoded by the coding sequence ATGTTTGCTTTCAGAAACAGAGTAGTGGGATTCTTCGGCTTGAAAACAGGTACAGAGAGTAATCCGGTAAAAGAAGCTGATAGTTTTACATGTGAAGTCGGAGAACGTGTAGGTCTTTTTAAAGTTTTTAATAAAACAAGTAACGAGATTGTTCTTGGAGAAGATGATAAACATTTGGATTTCAGGGTTTCCCTTTTATTTGATAAGAACCAAGGTGGGCAGGATGAAAACTCCTTAACCATTTCCACTACAGTAAAGTTCCATAACTGGCTGGGGGTATTGTATTTTTTACCAGTACGTCCTTTTCATAGACTCATTGTTCCAGCAATGCTTAAGAATATAATAGGCAAGCTGGAAAGTGCCCAACAATAA
- a CDS encoding rhomboid family intramembrane serine protease: MDIIVLIIIAVTCVFSYMGFNNTLLFEKYKFNVGAIANRKEYIRLISSAFLHADFMHLFFNMLSLYFFQGVVVHIFGEIGFLIIYFGSMILGNLFSLQIYQKQPWYSAIGASGAVSGIIFASIAMAPNEISVNFLPGWLFGTLYFGYSVYMMLNPKQWDNLGHAAHLGGAFFGLVYSIVLHPQLAMSNIVYLGVMSLPLIYLGYQIFVRKRIR; the protein is encoded by the coding sequence ATGGATATAATTGTTTTGATCATTATTGCGGTTACTTGTGTATTCAGTTACATGGGTTTCAACAATACGCTTTTATTTGAAAAATATAAATTCAATGTTGGAGCAATTGCTAACCGTAAAGAATATATAAGACTGATAAGTTCTGCATTTTTACACGCAGATTTTATGCACCTGTTCTTTAATATGCTTTCCTTATACTTCTTTCAGGGAGTGGTGGTTCATATCTTTGGAGAAATTGGGTTTTTAATTATCTATTTTGGATCCATGATCCTTGGAAACCTGTTTAGTTTACAGATTTATCAGAAACAACCGTGGTATTCGGCAATCGGAGCTTCAGGAGCTGTTTCGGGAATTATTTTTGCCTCTATAGCAATGGCCCCGAATGAGATCAGTGTGAATTTCTTACCGGGATGGCTATTCGGAACATTGTATTTTGGATATTCTGTATACATGATGCTGAATCCTAAGCAATGGGATAATCTGGGACATGCTGCCCACCTTGGAGGAGCCTTTTTCGGATTGGTATATTCTATTGTGTTACATCCACAGTTGGCCATGAGTAATATTGTATATCTTGGGGTGATGTCACTACCATTAATTTATCTGGGGTATCAGATTTTTGTAAGGAAACGAATAAGATAA